The genomic window CGGCTTTGTTCTCTTCCAACTCCTGAGGAGTCAGTTTTTGCAAGTACAGCGCGACCGCTGTTTTCAAGCCCGAATAAGAGAAATCGAAACTCTCTTCCTTGGCGACACCGCGCGGGAAGCGAAAGAACTTTTTATCGCCGTTTTGCGCCAGTCGGTCGATAGCGGCGCCCCCGGGGTACCCGAGTCCCATCAGTTTGGCGACCTTATCATACGCCTCGCCAACGGCGTCATCTTTGGTCTGTCCAAGTATACGGTAATCGCCGAAGGAGTTGACCTGCACCAGCGAGGTATGCCCGCCGGAGATAATCAGAGTGAGGTGCGGAACAGGCAGGTCGTGATGAATCAAAAAATTGGCGGCGATATGCCCTTCGAGATGATTCACCGCCACGAATGGGATATCGTTACCATATGCCAATCCCTTTGCGAAATTGAGACCAACCAAAAGCGCTCCGACCAGTCCCGGACCATAAGTTGCCGCCACCAGTTCGATTTCAGATTCTCCAACACCGGCTTTGGCGAGGGCTTCGCGATAAACCGGAATTATGGAGCGGAGATGCTCGCGGCTGGCCAGTTCCGGAACGACCCCGCCATACCCGCCGTGAATCAACTGGCTCAGGATGACATTGGAGAGAATCTCCCGGCCGTCTCTTACGACCGCCACCGAGGTTTCGTCGCAGGAGGTTTCAATCCCGAGAATGAGCATCTTAACGAATAATCCTGACCGAATCGGCTGATTTATAGACAAGAGAAATATCGGTAGGAAGAATGAATTGCAGGGGGATAGCGCCAGCGCTGTCGGCGAGAGCGTAATCGGCGAAGACCGATATCCGCGATAGAGGTAAAGCGTCAATCGAATCGGGGGCGCCGCCGGCGCGAATTTCTATTCTATCGGGGAGATATCGAACACGGCGGCCGGAGGGGGCGTTGATTAAGCGGACCGGGATATCGGAAAAAAGGCGGGTTTTAATCGGCGTGACGGTAACTGTTACGATGGCGGTATCGGGAGAGATATTGAGACCGTAGATTCCGGGATGTTTCACCGGCACGCGAATCGATATATTGTCACGCACCCCTTCGAGAACTTCTTCCTTTGTCTCCAGGCCCGCCACCAGGTTGACCAACGCGCCGGGACCGGTTACCGTGGCGTGAGTCGGCACAATCGAATCGGCGTTGCTGACGGCGTAGCCGTCGCCGGGAAGCACCACTACCCGCGATTTTAACGGCACCCGTTTTTCCAGCAGACGGTCGCAGTCGATATCGGCTTCACGGGGAGAGACGACATCAACCAGCTCCACTTTATCCCCTTGAACAAAGCTGAGATTGCCGGAGGTAAGCTCTATCCGGAACCGTCCCGGTTGATTGCGGCTCAAGGAAAGTTTGAGTCCGGCTCTTTTCCAGTCGCTCTGGAGAAGTTTCTTGCCGCTGGCCGAGACCAGCACGCGCACCGAATCGGGCGGCGGCTCGCTGAGCACCAGCTTTCCCGGCAGGTCAACCGCCTTCAGCGGGAGCGTAACTTCATACTGGTACACCTTATTGGTAGCCACATGAAACCACAAGAGAACAGCCAGCACCAGGGCGGCGATTTTCACCCAGAAGTTCTCGAATATTCTTAGCATTATTCCTATTTGCCCGACATCTGAATCTGCTTGCCGTAACTGATTTCTCCG from Candidatus Zixiibacteriota bacterium includes these protein-coding regions:
- the tsaD gene encoding tRNA (adenosine(37)-N6)-threonylcarbamoyltransferase complex transferase subunit TsaD, yielding MLILGIETSCDETSVAVVRDGREILSNVILSQLIHGGYGGVVPELASREHLRSIIPVYREALAKAGVGESEIELVAATYGPGLVGALLVGLNFAKGLAYGNDIPFVAVNHLEGHIAANFLIHHDLPVPHLTLIISGGHTSLVQVNSFGDYRILGQTKDDAVGEAYDKVAKLMGLGYPGGAAIDRLAQNGDKKFFRFPRGVAKEESFDFSYSGLKTAVALYLQKLTPQELEENKADIAASFQEAAVEVLVSKAIRAAIELNIKTVTLSGGVASNSRLKELMQEAMRKLEGEFYFPPPSLCTDNAAMIAAAGYFRYKMQGASDMAVNAVPYLKLISV